In Chitinophagales bacterium, a single genomic region encodes these proteins:
- the recG gene encoding ATP-dependent DNA helicase RecG, producing MQSKLQNSIEYLKGVGPKRAELLQKELNIFTWEDLLHHYPFRYVDKSKFYEISAINNDTQYIQISGKLTELYTKGGGKKIRLHGTFEDNTGTIDLVWFSKIDWIQKSLKVGAEYVVYGKPKKYGRSYNISHPEIKTSGEIQQQTNVLDPIYNTTEKLKKFSLDSKGIQKIMKNLVEQLTPADITETLPFSVIDAYKLISRFQAHKNIHFPKDENVLGKAEFRIKLEELLYIQLRMLKKKIHNNIQSKGYVFETVGENFNTFYEKYLPFQLTKAQQRVLKEIRKDTLNGKQMNRLLQGDVGSGKTIVSLLCMLIAIDNNFQACMMAPTEILAQQHYDGIKELLQDMHINVALLTGSVTGKTREQLLTALQYGEIHILIGTHAVLEDPVVFKNLGLAIVDEQHRFGVAQRAKLWKKNTLHPHNLVMTATPIPRTLAMTVYGDLDVSVIDELPPGRKPIKTLHKYETHRVDIMNFVEQEIKKGRQIYIVFPLIEESEALDYNHLEYGYESLRQQYPQYAISMVHGRMKPADKDFEMQRFVEGKTQIMVATTVIEVGVNVPNASVMIIESAERFGLSQLHQLRGRVGRGADQSYCILLTGFKLSQESRKRMQIMTETNDGFRIAEEDLKLRGPGDLEGTQQSGIVDLRLASITKDSKILGLAREIALHILNDDPFLDKHENNSLKEQLQKVYKNRKWGKIA from the coding sequence ATGCAATCTAAACTGCAAAATAGTATAGAATATCTTAAAGGCGTGGGACCTAAGCGAGCCGAACTGTTGCAAAAAGAATTAAACATTTTTACTTGGGAAGATTTGTTGCATCACTATCCGTTTCGTTATGTAGATAAATCTAAATTTTATGAAATTTCTGCTATAAACAATGACACACAGTACATTCAAATAAGCGGAAAACTTACAGAACTTTATACCAAAGGTGGCGGTAAAAAAATAAGATTGCACGGCACTTTTGAAGACAACACCGGCACAATAGACTTAGTGTGGTTTAGCAAGATAGATTGGATACAAAAATCATTAAAAGTAGGAGCAGAATATGTGGTGTATGGCAAACCCAAAAAATATGGCAGAAGCTACAATATTTCTCACCCCGAAATAAAAACAAGTGGCGAAATACAGCAACAAACTAATGTTTTAGATCCTATTTATAACACCACAGAAAAACTCAAAAAATTTAGTTTAGACAGTAAGGGTATTCAAAAAATAATGAAGAATTTAGTAGAGCAACTTACCCCTGCCGATATTACAGAAACACTGCCTTTTAGCGTTATAGATGCGTACAAATTAATTAGTAGATTTCAGGCACATAAAAACATTCATTTTCCTAAAGATGAGAATGTTTTAGGTAAGGCTGAGTTTAGAATTAAGCTGGAAGAACTGCTTTATATTCAATTGCGAATGTTAAAGAAAAAAATTCATAACAACATACAAAGCAAAGGTTATGTTTTTGAAACTGTAGGCGAAAATTTTAATACTTTTTACGAAAAATATCTCCCTTTTCAGCTTACCAAAGCCCAGCAACGTGTGCTTAAAGAAATAAGAAAAGATACTTTAAATGGCAAACAAATGAACCGTTTATTGCAGGGTGATGTGGGTAGCGGAAAAACCATAGTATCGCTCTTGTGTATGCTTATAGCTATAGATAATAATTTTCAGGCATGTATGATGGCTCCTACAGAAATATTGGCACAGCAACATTACGATGGCATAAAAGAGCTACTGCAAGATATGCATATAAATGTAGCTTTGCTTACGGGTTCTGTTACCGGCAAAACAAGAGAGCAACTGCTTACGGCACTGCAATATGGCGAAATTCATATTTTAATAGGCACGCATGCCGTATTAGAAGACCCTGTGGTGTTTAAAAATTTAGGCTTGGCTATAGTAGATGAGCAACATCGTTTTGGCGTGGCTCAGCGTGCAAAACTTTGGAAAAAAAACACCCTACATCCCCATAATTTGGTAATGACCGCCACGCCCATTCCACGTACTTTAGCTATGACGGTTTATGGCGATTTAGATGTATCTGTTATAGATGAATTGCCTCCGGGAAGAAAGCCTATTAAAACCTTGCACAAATACGAAACACATAGGGTAGATATTATGAATTTTGTAGAGCAGGAAATTAAAAAAGGTCGGCAGATTTACATTGTTTTTCCTCTTATTGAAGAATCTGAAGCTTTAGATTATAACCATTTAGAATACGGCTATGAAAGTTTGCGACAGCAGTATCCGCAGTATGCTATTAGTATGGTGCACGGCAGAATGAAACCTGCTGATAAAGATTTTGAAATGCAGCGTTTTGTAGAAGGAAAAACGCAAATAATGGTGGCAACAACCGTAATAGAAGTGGGCGTAAATGTGCCTAATGCCAGCGTAATGATAATAGAAAGTGCAGAGCGTTTTGGTTTAAGTCAGTTGCATCAACTTAGAGGGCGTGTAGGGCGTGGAGCCGACCAATCGTATTGTATTTTGCTTACAGGATTTAAGCTAAGCCAAGAAAGTAGAAAAAGAATGCAAATAATGACAGAGACCAACGATGGTTTTAGAATAGCCGAAGAAGATTTGAAACTAAGAGGCCCGGGAGATTTAGAAGGAACGCAACAAAGTGGCATAGTAGATTTAAGGCTGGCAAGTATTACAAAAGATAGTAAAATTTTAGGTTTAGCAAGAGAAATTGCTTTGCATATATTAAATGATGATCCGTTTTTAGATAAGCATGAAAACAACTCGTTAAAAGAGCAACTTCAGAAAGTTTATAAAAACAGAAAATGGGGAAAAATAGCATAA
- a CDS encoding alanine dehydrogenase: MKIGIIKETKTPPDSRVCLPPKHCKQILNSYSNIEIVVQASESRCFTNEEYKQAGISLQEDLSDCDILLGVKEVKIPTLIADKTYFFFSHTIKKQPYNKDLLRNVLAKKIQLVDYETLTNAEGKRVIAFGRWAGIVGAHNGILTWGKRTKKFNLKPMNQCFDFNEAKSYYADLNLDGLKIVLTGTGRVSHGAAEVLDEMNIKKLNAEDFLNYKGNEAVYTMLPTELMFAKDADGTFDNDFYKNPTNYHATMRPYLQKGNLLINGIYWDNKAPALFTLDEMKNPNFGIKVIADITCDIAPVASIPSTIKASTIANPIFGFDVTTHQETEPHKEDVVDMMTVDNLPNELPRDASEDFGNQFIEHVLPELFNNKTDMIYRASITTKKGTLNKPYLYLEDYVA, translated from the coding sequence ATGAAAATAGGAATAATTAAAGAAACCAAAACACCACCGGATAGCAGAGTGTGTTTGCCACCAAAGCATTGCAAACAAATATTAAATAGCTATAGCAATATTGAAATTGTAGTGCAAGCATCGGAAAGTAGATGTTTTACTAATGAAGAATACAAGCAGGCAGGCATTTCTTTGCAAGAAGATTTATCGGATTGCGATATTTTACTTGGCGTAAAAGAAGTAAAAATTCCTACATTAATAGCCGATAAAACCTATTTTTTCTTTTCGCATACTATTAAAAAACAACCGTATAATAAAGATTTGTTAAGAAATGTTTTGGCTAAAAAAATTCAGCTGGTAGATTATGAAACGCTTACCAATGCTGAAGGAAAACGCGTAATAGCTTTTGGGCGTTGGGCGGGCATAGTGGGGGCACATAATGGCATATTAACTTGGGGAAAACGCACTAAAAAATTTAATTTAAAACCCATGAATCAATGTTTTGATTTTAATGAAGCTAAATCTTATTATGCCGATTTGAATTTAGATGGATTAAAAATTGTGTTAACAGGAACAGGCAGAGTTTCTCACGGAGCAGCGGAAGTATTAGATGAAATGAACATAAAAAAACTAAATGCTGAAGATTTTTTAAATTATAAAGGAAATGAAGCCGTTTACACCATGCTACCAACAGAATTAATGTTTGCAAAAGATGCAGACGGAACTTTTGATAATGATTTTTATAAAAATCCCACCAATTATCATGCTACGATGCGGCCGTATTTACAAAAAGGAAATTTACTTATTAATGGAATTTATTGGGACAATAAAGCACCGGCATTATTTACTTTAGATGAAATGAAAAACCCAAATTTTGGTATAAAAGTTATAGCCGATATTACTTGCGATATTGCTCCCGTGGCTTCCATTCCTTCTACAATAAAAGCAAGCACTATAGCCAATCCTATTTTTGGTTTTGATGTAACGACACACCAAGAAACCGAACCTCACAAAGAAGATGTAGTAGATATGATGACCGTAGATAATTTGCCAAACGAACTACCAAGAGATGCCAGTGAAGACTTTGGCAATCAATTTATTGAGCACGTTTTACCGGAATTATTTAACAATAAAACGGATATGATTTACCGAGCAAGCATTACTACAAAGAAAGGCACACTAAATAAACCTTATTTGTATTTAGAGGATTATGTAGCTTAG